TGCATTGGCGGAAACCCATTTTAAGGAGGTATCCGCTAAAAGGCCCTGCAGTTCAGGGACCTTGCATGTCTACAGTCAGCAACCCGAAGCGAACACCGCTGTTCCGGCTTATCACCATCGCCAGCTCGGGCATGGGCAGTTTCATCCTCGGGCTCTGGGGACTGCGTTTCGGTTTCGGCGACGGCCTGGCCGGCATGACGGCGGAGACGATGGCGGGTATCATCGCCGCGCTGTGCGCCCTTTCCGCCGGTGGCGCCGCCCTGTCCTTCTTCGCGGGCGTCGATGAATCGGCCGACTACGTCTTCAAGGAAACGCATTTCGACAAGATGACCGGCCTGCTGTCGCGCCCGGCCATCGTCGGCAAGGTCGCCGCGGCCGCGTCGGAAACGATCGAGACCGGCGAACCGGTCTACCTGATCGATATCGACATCGACCGCTTCAAGCAGATCAACGATGCCATCGGCTACAGCCATGGCGACGAGCTGATCCGCGCCTTCACCAAAAGACTGAAGGAGAGCATGCCGGAGGATGCCGTACTCGGGCGGCTCGGCGCCGGCGAATTCGCCGTGCTCTTGCCAGACCGCGAAATCCGTGGATCTCTCGAACGGTTCCTCGAAAAGCTCATCAACCAGATGATGGAGCCCTACCAGCTCCAGACACACCTGCAGTCCGTCAGCATGTCCATCGGTATCGTGGCGATGCCGAAGGACGGTGTCGACCCGGTTCTCATCCTTCGCCGCTCGAACCTGGCGCTGCAGAATGCGCGCGCAAGCGGCGTCGGCAACTGGTCGGTCTTCCACGCCGATATGGGACGGGTGGCGGACCACCGGCAATGGATCGAATCCGAGCTGAAGACCGCCTTCGACCGCGGCGACTTCAGCCTCCACTACCAGCCGCAATTCGACATGCCGACCGGCCGCGTGGTCGGTTACGAGGCGCTGATACGCTGGAAGCACCCGGAACGCGGCATGATCCCGCCGATGGAGTTCATTCCGATCGCCGAGGAGACCGGCATGATCAATCCGATCGGCGAATGGGTGCTGCGCAAGGCCTGCAGCGACGCTCAATATCTGCCGGAGGATTGCTTCGTCGCTGTCAACATCTCGCCGGTCCAGTTCATGACCAAGGACTTTGTCGGCATCGTGCGCGAGACCATGGCATCGACCGGCATCAAGCCGTCGCGGCTCGAGCTCGAAGTCACCGAGACGGCGATGATGCAGGACCGCGACCGTGCGGCCGTCATCCTGCAGCAGCTCGCCGACATGGGTATCTCGGTGGCCGTCGACGATTTCGGCACCGGTTATTCCAATCTGAGCTACCTGATCGACTTCTCGTTCGGCAAGCTCAAGATCGACCGCTCCTTCGTCAGCCGCATCGACACCGATTCCAGTTCGGGTGCGGTCGTGTCGACCATCGTCGGACTGTCGCGGGCGCTCGGCGTCGGCATCATCGCCGAAGGCGTCGAGACCGAGAACCAGGCAACGCTGCTGAGGGCCGCCGGCTGCGAGGTGGTGCAGGGCTATCTGTACGGCCGGCCGGCGCCGCTCAAGATCGAGCTCGGCCAGGCACGGCCCGTCTTTAGCACGCGCGAGCCGGCACGCATTGTCAGCCTGCAGTAGCGCGCGCATCGCGTTGGAGCCGTCCACCGCTTCACGGAAACGCTGAACCGCTCCAACTATTTGTTTTTAAGCAATTCCGGACGGAAAACCGCGCACTTTTCCTGGAATTGCTCTGTTTTCTTTGTCGCAATTCCGGGCGGAAAACCGCCGCGCACTTTTCCTGGATTTGCTCTGTTTTCTTTGTCGCAATTCCGAACGGAAAACCGCTGCGCACTTTTCCTGGATTTGCTCTGTTTCTTTGCCGCAATTCCGAACGGAAAACCGCTGCGCACTTTTCCTGGAATTGCTCTTACCGTCGCGCTGAAAACACCTTGAACATGCCATCGCTCGCGACCTCGGCGTGGCTGGAGAAGGTGGCCGCCAGCACCTGCTCGTAAGGAAGCTGGCGATTGGCGACCATGAACAGGCGTCCACCTGGTTTCAGCGCCTTCGACGCCGCACGGATCATGCCGGCGCCGATGCCCGGCTCCGCCGCCCGGCCGGTGTGGAAAGGCGGGTTCATGACGATCGCGTCATAGCGTCGTTCGACCGTTTCGGTCAGCAGATCGGTCCAGAAGAAGCGCGGCTCGACGGCACCGCGGACATTGAGCCTGGCCGCTTCCAGGGCTTCGAAATCCGCTTCGTAGAGATCGAGAGCGGAGAGTCCCGTCGAGCGTTCCGCCACTTTCGCCGCCAGGTAGCCCCAGCCGGCGCAGAAATCGGCGGCGTTGCCCGCAAGACCCTGCGGCAGGCTATCCAGCAGAAGCTTCGACCCCGCGTCGACGCGATCGAAGGAGAACATGCCCGGAGCGGTGCGAAAACGGCCTTCCACAACCAGATCGGGGTTGGAGACACGAAGCGCCTCGGCCGCCTCCGCGCCGGCCCGGCGGAACCAGAAGGCGACGCCGTGATGTTTCGGCAGGTGCGCTGCGAGCGGGACCAGGCCATCGATGCGTTTGCGCAGGCTGTCGACGCCGTCCTCCTTGCCGCCCGCGACGACGATCAGCCCGCCCGGCGACACGCGCTCGATCGCCTCGGCGATGCGCAGCTCGTTCTGGCCGCGATGCCGGCCGCAGAGCACCAGGGCGGCGTCGAAGGCAGAACCTTCCGCCCGCGGCGTGACCGTGTAGCCTGACGCCTGCAGGGCGCGGAAATGCGGCCGGAAGCCTTGCACGAGATGCAGCGCCGCATCGAAGCCGTCGGGCAGCCGGAAGCCCGGCTCCGCGCCCAGGAACAGGACGCGGGCCTGTTTCTGCGGCAGAGGCAGCGCCTCGGCCTCGAAGGGATGAAACAGGGTCTTCAGCGGCTCGGCGGCCATCGCCTTCAAACTCTCAAACAAAAACGGGCGCGACCTCGCGGCGCGCCCGTCCTGATTGTCAGGTCCAGCCGATCAGGCGGCGTCTTCCTCGCCTTCCGGCTTCTTCTTCTCCTGAACGATTTCCTTGCCGGTCGCCTGGTCGACGACCTTCATCGACAGGCGGACCTTGCCGCGCTCGTCGAAGCCCATCAGCTTGACCCAAACCTTGTCGCCTTCCTTGACGACGTCGGAGGTCTTGGCGACGCGCTCATTGGCGAGCTGCGAGATGTGGACGAGGCCGTCGCGCGGGCCGAAGAAGTTGACGAAGGCGCCGAAGTCGGCCGTCTTGACGACCGTGCCTTCGTAGATCTCGCCGACTTCCGGCTCGGCAACGATGGTGTGGATCCACTTGCGCGCCGCCTCGATCTCCTTGGCGTTCGCCGAAGCGATCTTGACCGTGCCGTCGTCCTCGATGTTGATCTTGGCGCCGGTCTTCTCGACGATCTCGCGGATCACCTTGCCGCCCGAGCCGATGACGTCGCGGATCTTGTCGGTCGGGATGTGCATGACCTCGATGCGCGGCGCGAACTCGCCTAGCTCGGCGCGCGAAGAAGAGATCGCATGCGCCATCTCGCCGAGGATGTGCAGGCGGCCGTCCTTGGCCTGGCCGAGCGCGATGCCCATGATCTCCTCGGTGATGCCATCGATCTTGATGTCCATCTGCAGCGAGGTGACGCCATTGGCGGTGCCGGCGACCTTGAAGTCCATGTCGCCGAGGTGGTCCTCGTCGCCGAGGATGTCGGAGAGCACCGCGAAGCGCTCGCCTTCCTTGATCAGGCCCATGGCGATGCCGGCGACGGGCTTGGCGATCGGCACGCCGGCATCCATCAGCGCCAGCGAGGTGCCGCAGACGGTCGCCATCGAGGACGAGCCGTTGGACTCGGTGATCTCGGAGACGACGCGCAGCGTGTAGGGGAACTGGTCGGCGGAGGGCAACATCGGGCGGATGGCGCGCCACGCCAGCTTGCCGTGGCCGATCTCGCGACGGCCCGGCGAGCCCATGCGGCCGGTTTCACCGACCGAATAGGGCGGGAAGTTGTAGTGGAGGAGGAACTTCTCCTTGTACATGCCGGTGAGCGAGTCGACATACTGCTCGTCCTCGCCGGTGCCGAGCGTGGCCACGACCAGCGCCTGGGTCTCGCCGCGGGTGAACAGCGCCGAACCATGGGTACGCGGCAGGACGCCGACCTCGGAGACGATCTTGCGGACGGTCTTCAGGTCACGGCCGTCGATGCGCGAGCCGGTATCGAGGATGTTCCAGCGCACGACCTTGGCCTGGAGCTCCTTGAAGACGGTGCCGATCTGCTCGGAGGCGTACTTGGCCTCCTCGCCCTCAGCCGGAGCGAACGCCGCCTTGACCTTCGCCTTGACGGCGTCGACGGCGGCGTAACGCGACTGCTTGTCGGTGATCTTGTAAGCCTCGCGCAGCTCGTCGCCGACGATCTTCAGCATCTCGGCTTCGAGCTCGGAATAGTCCGGAGCGGTGAAGTCGCGCGGCTCCTTGGCGGCGACCTCGGCCAGCTTGATGATCGCGTCGATCACCGGCTGGAAGCTCTTGTGGCCGAACATGACGGCGCCGAGCATCAGGTCTTCCGAGAGCTCCTTGGCCTCGGATTCGACCATCAGCACGGCGTCGGCCGTGCCGGCGACGACGAGGTCGAGCTTCGATTCCTCCATCTCGTCGATATGCGGGTTGAGCACGTATTCGCCGTTGATATAGCCGACGCGTGCGCCGCCGATCGGGCCCATGAAGGGCACGCCGGAGAGCGTGAGCGCGGCCGAGGTGGCGACGATCGACAGGATGTCCGGATCGTTCTCGAGATCATGCTGGACGACGGTGACGACGATCTGGGTGTCGTTCTTGTAGCCGTCGGCGAAGAGCGGACGGATCGGGCGGTCGATCAGGCGGGAAACCAGCGTTTCCTTCTCGCTCGGACGGCCTTCGCGCTTGAAATAGCCGCCCGGGATCTTGCCGGCGGCATAGGTCTTTTCCTGGTAGTTGACGGTGAGCGGGAAGAAGTCGAGGCCGGGCTTCGGCTCCTTCATCGAAACGACGGTGGCAAGCACCACGGTCTCGCCATAGGTGGCGAGCACCGCGCCGTCAGCCTGGCGGGCGATCTTGCCGGTTTCCAGGATGAGCGGACGGCCGCCCCACTCGATTTCCACTTTGTGCTGATTGAACATATCTTGTCCTTCATATGCGGAAAGGGCCGCGCCGTCTCGACGGTCGCATCCCTTCCCTGGCTTCCTTCGGGCAGCCACGGGCAAGACAACGGGAAGCTCGATAAGTCCGGCCCCATAAGCCGAGCGAGCATCCTGCAATCCTGCCCCATGACCGTCCACGGGCGGTTCCGAATGGCCCTCTGCACTTCCGGAACCGGTCTGGCCGACCGGTCGGCCAGCCTTGCGCATGACGTCGAAAACCCCTGTTTCCGAGACGCGCCACGCGCGAATTTCCCGGAGCGTATTCGCTCCATTTCAGCATCGAAACACCGGACCATCCGATGCGCCAATGCGCGACCGGCGGACCCTCCGGAGAGAGCCCGCCGGTCAATTCGTCAACGACGCAGACCGAGCTTGTCGATCAACGTCTGATAGCGCGCGTCGTCCTTGCGCTTGAGGTAGTCAAGCAGGCTGCGGCGCTGGGAAACGAGAGCAAGCAGGCCACGGCGGGAATGGTTATCCTTCTTGTGGTCCTTGAAGTGCTCCGTCAGGTTCTTGATGCGCTCGGAAAGGATGGCAACCTGGACTTCCGGGGATCCGGTATCGCCCTTCGCGGTCGCGAATTCAGTCATCAGTTCCTTCTTGCGCTCGGCAGTAATCGACATCGTGTTTTTCCTTATCTGTTCGAGGAAACGGGACGCCCACAGCCGGGATGTCGTCCAGCAGGGGCCGGTGCAAGCAACGCGTCAGGGCGCGAAGCTGCGGCGCATATAGTGCAATTCCGGGCAAAACACCAGCCCAATTGTCAAGCCGGCTTGTCGCAGGTTCTTGCCGCAAAAACAGAGGGTTCAGCCGCTACAGCCACTTCTTCCATTTGAAGAAGGCAACGAGCCCGACAGCGACGATCAACATGAACACCAGTGCTGCCGGGTAGCCGTAGTAAGCCTTCAGCTCCGGCATGTTCCAGGGCGAGCTTTCCGGCTCGAAGTTCATGCCCCAGACACCAACGAGGAAAGTGAGCGGCATGAAGATGACCGACACGATCGTCAGATAGGAAATGACATCGTTGGTGCGCGCCTGGGTCAGCGACAGGTGCATCTCGATCTGGCCGGTCAGCATGTCGCGCTGGTTCTCGACCAGCTCGATCAGCCGCAGCGAATGGTCGAGCGTGTCGTTGAAGAAGATCTTGGTCTCGGCCTTCACGAAGGGCACGTCGTTGCGGATCAGCGTCGCCAGCGCATCGCGCATCGGCCACAGCACGCCCTTCAGCACGTTGGCGTCGCGCCGCAACTCATGCAATTGCCGCATCTGGTGCTTGTGCGGCGTGTTCAGCATCTGATCCTCGATGCCGTCGACCAATTCGCTGGCCGTTTCGATCGGCGGGAAATAGCTGTCGACGATGGCATCGATCAGCGCATAGGCAAGGTAGTCGGCGCCACGCGAGCGCAGGCGATTGGGCATGGCCGCCGCGATACGCTTGCGCACGGGGTCGAACGGATCGCCCTCACGTTCCTGGAAGGTGACGACAAAGTTCCTGCCGAAGAACACCGCGATCTGCTCGTAGCGATGGGCGGTGACATCGTCGATCATGCGCATGACGACGAAGGCATGATCCTCGAAGAAATCCACCTTGGGTCGCTGGCCGGTGTTGACGACATCCTCCAGCGCCAGCGGGTGCAGATTGAAAATCCGCCCGATCTCCTCGATCAGCTGGATGTTGGCGAGGCCGGTGCAGTCCAGCCAGACGACCGGCCAGCGGTCGCAATGGGTATTGAGCTCGTCGATGCTGGCATTGTCGATGGTCTTGAATTTCTCGGGCGAGATCAGCGTCAGCCGAAGCTCGCTGCGCCGCGCCGCCGGATCGGCAATGAGCGTGCCCGGCGACGCCCCGACCGGCGGTCGGCGGATGTTCAGCGGCGCCCGTTTCCTGACGGTATCAGCCTTTGCCATGAGCTCCTCGGACGCGAAATCGAAACCGAAACTACTCTACGCAATTCCAGGCCGAGAACCGTACGCACTTTTATCCTGGAATTGATCCAGCCGAGCGCCGTCAACCGGCAAAGACCCGCTTGGGCTTGAACATGCCCTGCTCGATGGCGCCGATGGCGACGAGTTTGCCGCGCGCTGTGGCGCATGCCTCGTCGGCCTCGACCGGCGCATCGCGGCCGCGAATGATGACGGGATTGCCGAGGCGGATCTTGGTCGCCGCGTCGTCGCTGACGGCGACCTGCGGCAGGCAATCGAGCGCGACGGCGGTATCGACCAGCAACGCGTCGATGGCGCTGAAATCGATCGGCGCCCCGGCCTCGTCCTGGCCTTCATCAGTTTTGCCGCCGAAGCGCGCCGCTTCGAGCTCGGCGACGGTGACGAAATCCTCCGCCGTGAACGGCTCGACCTCGACGCGGCGCAGTTCGGCTATATGGCCGAAGCAGCCCAGATCGCGGCCCATGTCGCGCGCCAGCGAGCGTACGTAAGTGCCCTTGCCGCATTCGACCTCGAAGACGCTGCGGTCGCCACCATGCTCGACGAGATCGAGACGTCCGATCTCGATCTCACGCGCAGGGATATCGACCGTCTCGCCGTCTCGGGCGAGGTCGTAGGCGCGTTCGCCGGCGATCTTGATGGCCGAGAATTGCGGCGGCGTCTGCATGATGACACCGGTGTATTTCGGCAGCAGCGCTCTCACCTCGGCCTCGTCCGGGCGCTGGCCGGAACTATTCGTCACCGGGCCTTCGAGGTCGTCGGTCGAGCGTTCCTCACCCCAGGCAACGGTGAAGCGGTAGACCTTGGCGCCGTCCTGAACGTAAGGCACGGTCTTCGTCGCCTCGCCGAGCGCGATCGGCAGCATGCCAGAGGCCAGCGGATCGAGCGTGCCGGCATGGCCGGCCTTCTCCGCCTGGAACAGCCATTTGATCTTCGAGACCGCCTCGGTCGAGCCCATGCCGACCGGCTTGTCCAGCACCACCCAGCCGGAAACCGGCCGGCCCCTCTTCTTGCCGCGACGCGCCACTTAGCCCTCGTCCTCGTCGTTGTTCTCATTCTGGTCGTCGAGATCGCGCGCGACTTCGGGCGACTTCAGCAACTCGTTGATCCTGGCGAAATTGTCGAAGGAAGTATCGAGCCGGAAGCGGATCTCCGGCATGTACTTCATCTGCCGAAGCGCGCCGGTGATGCGGCCGCGGATGAATTTCGCATGCTTGTTCAGGGCGCCCACCACGGAATCGGCGTCGCCGACGCCCAGCGGTGAAACGAAGGCAGTAGCGATTTTGAGGTCGGGCGACATGCGCACCTCGGAGACCGAGACGACGGTGTTCTCGATCACCGGATCGATGATCTCGCCGCGCTGCAAGGTCTCGGAGAGGGCATGGCGCACCTGCTCGCCGACGCGCAGCATGCGCTGGGAGGGGCCTGATGTTGTTGGACGGGACATTTTCTTCAATCCTGAAATCGTGAAGCGCGGGATGGGACCGCGCCACATGTCTCAAATACGAATAAGGTCTGGGCGGCAGCCTTTCGGCCGCCGCCCGGGTCATTCCGGCTAGTATATCCGAATTTAGAGCGTCCTGCTCACCATCTCGACGCGGAAGCACTCGATGACGTCGCCGACACGCATGTCCTCGTAGTTCTGGAAGGCCATGCCGCATTCCTGGCCGACCGGCACTTCCGGAACCTCGTCCTTGAAGCGCTTGAGTGTCTTCAACGTGCCTTCGTGGACCACGACGTTGTCGCGGACCAGGCGGACGCCCGCACCACGTTCGACCTTGCCTTCGGTGACGCGGCAGCCGGCGATCTTGCCGACCTTCGAGATGTCGAAGATCTCGAGGATCTCGGCATTGCCGATGAAGGTCTCGCGCCGCTCCGGCGAGAGCATGCCCGAGAGCGCCGCCTTCACATCGTCGACCAGGTTGTAGATGATCGAGTAGTAGCGGATCTCGATGCCCGCGGCGGTCGCCGCGGCACGCGCCTGCGCATTGGCTCGGACGTTGAAGCCGATGATCGCGGCACCCGAGGTTTCGGCCAGCGACACGTCGCTTTCGGTGATGCCGCCAGCGCCGGCGTGCACGATGCGCGCGCGCACCTCGTCGTTGCCGAGCTTTTCGAGCGCGGCATTGATCGCCTCGATCGAACCCTGCACGTCGCCCTTGATGACCAGCGGGAATTCCTTAAGCCCGCTCGTCTGCAACTGCGACATCATCTGCTCGAGCGAGCCGCGCTGGCCAGCGTGCTTGGCCACCGCCTTCTCGCGCGCCAGGCGCTGACGGTACTCGGTGATTTCACGCGCGCGCGCCTCGTTGTTGACAACGGCGAAGCGGTCGCCCGCCTGCGGCGTGCCCTGCAGGCCGAGCACCTCGACCGGCATCGCCGGCGGCGCCTCCGGCACATGCTCGCCGCGATCGTTGACGAGCGCGCGGACACGGCCCCATTCGTTGCCGGCGACGAGAATATCGCCCGGCATCAGCGTGCCGGTCTGCACCAGAACGGTGGCGACCGGACCACGGCCCTTGTCGAGCTTGGCCTCGATGACCGCGCCTTCTGCGGTGCGGTCGGGGTTGGCCTTGAGGTCGAGGATTTCGGCCTGCAGCAGGATCGCCTCGAGCAGCTTGTCGATGTTGGTGCCCTTGGTCGCCGACACTTCGACGTCCAGCACCTCGCCGCCCATCGATTCGACGAACACTTCATGGCGCAGGAGTTCGGCGCGCACCTTCTGCGGGTCGGCGTCGCGCTTGTCGATCTTGTTGATCGCAACGATGATCGGGACGCCGGCTGCCTTGGCGTGATTGATCGATTCGACCGTCTGCGGCATCACGCTGTCGTCGGCCGCCACCACCAGCACGGCGATGTCGGTGACCTGGGCGCCGCGGGCGCGCATGGCCGTGAAGGCAGCGTGGCCGGGCGTATCGATGAAGGTGATCTTCTGACCGTTCTTCTCGACCTGATAGGCGCCGATGTGCTGGGTAATGCCGCCGGCTTCGCCGGAGACGACATTGGCGTTGCGGATGGCGTCGAGCAACGAGGTTTTGCCGTGGTCGACATGGCCCATGATCGTCACGACAGGCGGACGCGACACCAGGTCTTCCGGACGGTCGGCGATATTGAACAGGCCTTCCTCGATGTCGGACTCGGCAACGCGGCGAACCGTGTGGCCGAATTCCGAAGCGACCAGCTCAGCCGTGTCGGCGTCGATGACGTCGCCCGGCTTCAAAATCTGGCCTTGCTTCATGAAGAACTTGACCACGTCCACAGCGCGCTCGGACATGCGCTGCGCCAGTTCCTGGATGGTGATGGTTTCGGGCAGGATCACTTCACGCATGACTTTCTCGCGCGGCTCGTTGTGCAGCGCGCGTTTGAACTTCTCCTGGCGGCGTCGCATCGACGACAGCGAACGGCCGCGCGCATCCTCGTCGGAAAGCGCCGAATTCAGCGTCAGCTTGCCGCGGCGGCGGTCTTCCTCGCCCTTGGTGGGCTTGGCCGGACGCGCCACCTCGGGCGTGGCGAGACGGCGAGCGGGTGCACCGGCGCCAGCACCGGCACCGGCACGCCTCGGTTTGACCTCCTCGTCGTCGTCGGCCGTGGCGACGTCCGCGGCCTGCGGCGCGCGGCGGCGGGCCTCTTCCTCGGCACGACGGCGGGACTCGGCCTCGGCCTGGAGACGCGCCTCTTCCTCGGCCTGACGGCGCGCGGATTCCTCGCGCTCGCGCTTGCGGCGTTCTTCTTCCTCGGCGCGGCGCTTGCTCTCTTCCTGAGCGCGCTGACGGTCCTCGATCTCGCGGGCCTTGGAACCTTCGAGCGCCCTGCGGCGCGCTTCCATCTCGCCACGCGACAACTCGTTCAGCACCATGCCCGAGCGTTCCGGCTGCGGCGGCGCCTTCGGCGCTTCCTGCACGGCAGGCGTCGGCGCCGCTGCGGCTGTGGGCTTCGGCGTGAAGACGGACGGCGCCACCGGTTCCGGCTTGTCGCCAGGCAGCGAGAACTTGCGCTTCTTGGTCTCGACCACGACCGACTTGGTGCGGCCGTGCGAGAAATTCTGGCGCACAGTGCCCTGCTCGAGGCCGGGGCGCTTCAGCGTCAAGGTCTTCTTCGGCGTAACGCTCAACGTCTTGTCGTCGCCCGATTTCGTATCACTCATTCCATATCCTCTGCGGCATCATCTTCGTCAGCAACGGCCGCAAGCATTGCCAAATCGTCCGGGGTCCCGCCCCGATACCGGTCGAGCGCAACCATGCGCTTCTCGACCGCTTTTCCTGCGTCCTGCGCGAGGACGGCAGCATGTATCACATTTGTACCCCCCAATGCCAAGCTCAACTCGGCCTCGGGGAAAAGTTTGTAGGCAAGGATGGCGGGGCCGCCGAGATGGACGGTTGCCCGCCGTGCCTGACTGATCTTGCGGACGCCGTCGTCCGAGGCCTCGGCCGCGTGCAGCACCAAGAGCGCCTGCCCGTCGCGCACGGCAGCCTCTACCTTGGCGGCGCCGAGAACGACCGCCCCGGCCTTGCGAGCAAGACCCAGCATGCCCAGAGCGGATCGGGAAAGCAGTCCGTCGACCATTTCGCCGAGATCGGCGGGGACCGCGACCTGCGCCTTGAAGGCGCGGGCAAACAGGTTCTTCGCCGCTGCCTTGTCGATATGTAGGCGATCAGCGGTGACCCAGCAACCGCGGCCAGGCAGATTTCTCTTGATGTCCGGAACGACGGCCGAATCCGGGCCGACGACGAAGCGGATCAGTTCATCCGCTTCGGTCTGCCTGCGCGTGACGATGCAAGTGCGATCGTTCATCTCGTCCACGGGCTTTTCGACTGGTGGTCACCTCACGCACCGACGGTTTCGCCGGCCGATTGTTCATCAGCGGCCAGTTCTTCCTCGGAAATCCAGCCAGCCTTCTTGCGAGCGGCCAGCACCATCTGCTCGGCATCGGCGCGCGAGATGCCGTGATCGGCGAGCACGCCGGGATAGACCTTGGTCTCCCCGTCCTTGCGTTCCTTCCAGCCGATGAGATCATCGGCGGCATAGCCGGCGAAGTCCTCGATC
The window above is part of the Mesorhizobium sp. WSM4904 genome. Proteins encoded here:
- a CDS encoding bifunctional diguanylate cyclase/phosphodiesterase, which codes for MSTVSNPKRTPLFRLITIASSGMGSFILGLWGLRFGFGDGLAGMTAETMAGIIAALCALSAGGAALSFFAGVDESADYVFKETHFDKMTGLLSRPAIVGKVAAAASETIETGEPVYLIDIDIDRFKQINDAIGYSHGDELIRAFTKRLKESMPEDAVLGRLGAGEFAVLLPDREIRGSLERFLEKLINQMMEPYQLQTHLQSVSMSIGIVAMPKDGVDPVLILRRSNLALQNARASGVGNWSVFHADMGRVADHRQWIESELKTAFDRGDFSLHYQPQFDMPTGRVVGYEALIRWKHPERGMIPPMEFIPIAEETGMINPIGEWVLRKACSDAQYLPEDCFVAVNISPVQFMTKDFVGIVRETMASTGIKPSRLELEVTETAMMQDRDRAAVILQQLADMGISVAVDDFGTGYSNLSYLIDFSFGKLKIDRSFVSRIDTDSSSGAVVSTIVGLSRALGVGIIAEGVETENQATLLRAAGCEVVQGYLYGRPAPLKIELGQARPVFSTREPARIVSLQ
- a CDS encoding class I SAM-dependent methyltransferase translates to MAAEPLKTLFHPFEAEALPLPQKQARVLFLGAEPGFRLPDGFDAALHLVQGFRPHFRALQASGYTVTPRAEGSAFDAALVLCGRHRGQNELRIAEAIERVSPGGLIVVAGGKEDGVDSLRKRIDGLVPLAAHLPKHHGVAFWFRRAGAEAAEALRVSNPDLVVEGRFRTAPGMFSFDRVDAGSKLLLDSLPQGLAGNAADFCAGWGYLAAKVAERSTGLSALDLYEADFEALEAARLNVRGAVEPRFFWTDLLTETVERRYDAIVMNPPFHTGRAAEPGIGAGMIRAASKALKPGGRLFMVANRQLPYEQVLAATFSSHAEVASDGMFKVFSARR
- the pnp gene encoding polyribonucleotide nucleotidyltransferase, with product MFNQHKVEIEWGGRPLILETGKIARQADGAVLATYGETVVLATVVSMKEPKPGLDFFPLTVNYQEKTYAAGKIPGGYFKREGRPSEKETLVSRLIDRPIRPLFADGYKNDTQIVVTVVQHDLENDPDILSIVATSAALTLSGVPFMGPIGGARVGYINGEYVLNPHIDEMEESKLDLVVAGTADAVLMVESEAKELSEDLMLGAVMFGHKSFQPVIDAIIKLAEVAAKEPRDFTAPDYSELEAEMLKIVGDELREAYKITDKQSRYAAVDAVKAKVKAAFAPAEGEEAKYASEQIGTVFKELQAKVVRWNILDTGSRIDGRDLKTVRKIVSEVGVLPRTHGSALFTRGETQALVVATLGTGEDEQYVDSLTGMYKEKFLLHYNFPPYSVGETGRMGSPGRREIGHGKLAWRAIRPMLPSADQFPYTLRVVSEITESNGSSSMATVCGTSLALMDAGVPIAKPVAGIAMGLIKEGERFAVLSDILGDEDHLGDMDFKVAGTANGVTSLQMDIKIDGITEEIMGIALGQAKDGRLHILGEMAHAISSSRAELGEFAPRIEVMHIPTDKIRDVIGSGGKVIREIVEKTGAKINIEDDGTVKIASANAKEIEAARKWIHTIVAEPEVGEIYEGTVVKTADFGAFVNFFGPRDGLVHISQLANERVAKTSDVVKEGDKVWVKLMGFDERGKVRLSMKVVDQATGKEIVQEKKKPEGEEDAA
- the rpsO gene encoding 30S ribosomal protein S15 translates to MWASRFLEQIRKNTMSITAERKKELMTEFATAKGDTGSPEVQVAILSERIKNLTEHFKDHKKDNHSRRGLLALVSQRRSLLDYLKRKDDARYQTLIDKLGLRR
- the corA gene encoding magnesium/cobalt transporter CorA, producing the protein MAKADTVRKRAPLNIRRPPVGASPGTLIADPAARRSELRLTLISPEKFKTIDNASIDELNTHCDRWPVVWLDCTGLANIQLIEEIGRIFNLHPLALEDVVNTGQRPKVDFFEDHAFVVMRMIDDVTAHRYEQIAVFFGRNFVVTFQEREGDPFDPVRKRIAAAMPNRLRSRGADYLAYALIDAIVDSYFPPIETASELVDGIEDQMLNTPHKHQMRQLHELRRDANVLKGVLWPMRDALATLIRNDVPFVKAETKIFFNDTLDHSLRLIELVENQRDMLTGQIEMHLSLTQARTNDVISYLTIVSVIFMPLTFLVGVWGMNFEPESSPWNMPELKAYYGYPAALVFMLIVAVGLVAFFKWKKWL
- the truB gene encoding tRNA pseudouridine(55) synthase TruB; the encoded protein is MARRGKKRGRPVSGWVVLDKPVGMGSTEAVSKIKWLFQAEKAGHAGTLDPLASGMLPIALGEATKTVPYVQDGAKVYRFTVAWGEERSTDDLEGPVTNSSGQRPDEAEVRALLPKYTGVIMQTPPQFSAIKIAGERAYDLARDGETVDIPAREIEIGRLDLVEHGGDRSVFEVECGKGTYVRSLARDMGRDLGCFGHIAELRRVEVEPFTAEDFVTVAELEAARFGGKTDEGQDEAGAPIDFSAIDALLVDTAVALDCLPQVAVSDDAATKIRLGNPVIIRGRDAPVEADEACATARGKLVAIGAIEQGMFKPKRVFAG
- the rbfA gene encoding 30S ribosome-binding factor RbfA — its product is MSRPTTSGPSQRMLRVGEQVRHALSETLQRGEIIDPVIENTVVSVSEVRMSPDLKIATAFVSPLGVGDADSVVGALNKHAKFIRGRITGALRQMKYMPEIRFRLDTSFDNFARINELLKSPEVARDLDDQNENNDEDEG
- the infB gene encoding translation initiation factor IF-2, whose amino-acid sequence is MSDTKSGDDKTLSVTPKKTLTLKRPGLEQGTVRQNFSHGRTKSVVVETKKRKFSLPGDKPEPVAPSVFTPKPTAAAAPTPAVQEAPKAPPQPERSGMVLNELSRGEMEARRRALEGSKAREIEDRQRAQEESKRRAEEEERRKREREESARRQAEEEARLQAEAESRRRAEEEARRRAPQAADVATADDDEEVKPRRAGAGAGAGAPARRLATPEVARPAKPTKGEEDRRRGKLTLNSALSDEDARGRSLSSMRRRQEKFKRALHNEPREKVMREVILPETITIQELAQRMSERAVDVVKFFMKQGQILKPGDVIDADTAELVASEFGHTVRRVAESDIEEGLFNIADRPEDLVSRPPVVTIMGHVDHGKTSLLDAIRNANVVSGEAGGITQHIGAYQVEKNGQKITFIDTPGHAAFTAMRARGAQVTDIAVLVVAADDSVMPQTVESINHAKAAGVPIIVAINKIDKRDADPQKVRAELLRHEVFVESMGGEVLDVEVSATKGTNIDKLLEAILLQAEILDLKANPDRTAEGAVIEAKLDKGRGPVATVLVQTGTLMPGDILVAGNEWGRVRALVNDRGEHVPEAPPAMPVEVLGLQGTPQAGDRFAVVNNEARAREITEYRQRLAREKAVAKHAGQRGSLEQMMSQLQTSGLKEFPLVIKGDVQGSIEAINAALEKLGNDEVRARIVHAGAGGITESDVSLAETSGAAIIGFNVRANAQARAAATAAGIEIRYYSIIYNLVDDVKAALSGMLSPERRETFIGNAEILEIFDISKVGKIAGCRVTEGKVERGAGVRLVRDNVVVHEGTLKTLKRFKDEVPEVPVGQECGMAFQNYEDMRVGDVIECFRVEMVSRTL